The window CAAGGCACGACCTTAGCCATGAGTTCCGCCTATCATCCGCAATTGGATGGTCAAACGGAAAACTTAAACAAGACTTTGGAAATGTATCTCAGATGTTTTGTCTTTGATCATCCTAAGAAATGGCTAGAGATGCTTCCTTGGGCACAATTCTGGTATAATTCATCTTTCCATCATAGTATTGGTATGTCTCCTTATCAAGCTGTCTACGGAAAATTACCACCAAACATAATCAAGTATGAGCACACTGCTACTGATCCTATAGATCTACAAGAGGTCTTAAAGAACCGTGATGCATTATTGGCCAAATTAAAGGCTAAACTCCAGCATTCTCAAAATTATATGAAAGGACAAGCGGATAAGAAGAGAAGAGACGTTTTCTTGGAGGTGGGGATCTTGCTTTAGTAAAGCTACAACCTTACAGGCAGCAGTCCGTGATTTTAAGAAAGAATCAGAAGTTGAGCTTACGGTACTTTGGCCCTTTTGAAGTTCTTGTGAGGATTGGTAAGGTAGCTTATAGACTTCTCCTCCCAGAGTCAGCCAAAATACATCCGGTGTTCCACATTTCAGTGCTTAAGAAATTTCACGGAGATTCTAACCAGCCATATTTTCCATTACCGCTTACTACAAATGAATTTGGACCAATCCTGCAACCTTATCAAATTTTGGATAAAAGAGTGGTTATCATGAATGGAAGAGAAGTAGATGAAGTGTTGATCCAATGGGATTCTTTGCGGGTGGCATACAACTCTTGGGAAAACATAGAAGAATTCAAGAAAGCCTATCCTCagttcaaccttgaggacaaggttgctGTTCAAGAACGGGGTATTATAACACGCACAAAGCGTGACAGCAGGGTGAGGAAAGAAGCGGTAGTGGTTACACAAAATAACCACGTGTCAAGCAGAGAGGATGACAGAATATTGAGGAAAGGAACACGTGTGAAGAGAAAGAATACAAAATGGGAGAATTTCATTCGGGATTGATTACGCTTGTGGTATGCACCCCTCCTTTCTGCAACTACCTTTTTCTCTCTGAATATTCTTCTCTGTTCTTCGATTGCACACTCTTCTAAATTTCctccatattttccttttcaagaaTGACCTATGTCTGTGTGCAGAGTTCCCCATATTATTTTACTATCACCGTTTATTTTAGTGCCTCTTGATGCTTGTACTGAGACacaatcttttaataataaaagccCTCATACGTTTGTCTTCTATTTCTTATTGTATTGTTACAAAATACCTTAAGAGCTATTTATTAAATGGTACATAAATAATTGATGAAACTCAATCTGAATGATCTGGCCTTGGTTTGCCTCATATaccaactttttattttattctttaacgTTTTATTCACCCAATAACATGCAACAAAGACACTATTTCAAATGCAGAGATTTGCATAAGCTTGCTAAAGTTGAGAAGACCAAGAATTTGAATCAAGCCAGTTATATGCAATAGGGCTCAGAAAAGCATCAGGAATACCAAAGGAACTGACCAAGGCAAGTGCATGTGGTCGAAGTTCAGCGCATAGTTTTGGCACTTCTTTCCTCACTGCAGAAGCATTCTCTTTTGACAAGTATCCATATCGAAGAAAGGAAGCATCTTCATCCACACTGATCATTGCATACAACGATCTCAATAGACCCAACACATTCTACACAGAagacaaataaaagtaaagagatCTATTAATGGATCTGTTACACATTTTAACCCTACAAATAATTGCACAAGAAACACATTGTGCTGTAGCAGGACAAAAATGCTAACAACATAGTCTCGGCAACACATCCTTTAGAATATATTCTATTGAATATTAAAGTTTGAACAAGTTTTTTTAgcaatgggttaaatatgttgtttattcatttagtttaaataaaaatttgaattatattatttttaaaattttaaataaatttaattctttaattttagaattatatcAACTTAGTTttcttaatcaaattattttaagtttatttgacgttttaatctaatttctaagtaaaaattgaagaaaaactatgtccaacaaaataaataatttaaacattatcacaaaacttgtttgaaaaaactaaatccacctgtttttaaaatataaaaactaaattaaatcaaattttcaaaaaaaaaaaaaaacaatttcaaacttgaaaaattaaagaaaaaaaaacatatttaactattctaaaattaattataaataaacttttttcatAAACTATATTTCACTTAAATACTAGTTCAAATCAACGTGAAGAAGTTACCGTCCCTTAATTCCTACACTAATTATaacttgtaaataaataattttaactttgctaaaaaattaatttatctattttttcaaggaatttttttatagaaaaacttATCTAAACAAAGTATTGTTAAATATCACAAAATTCTGTGGATCCCATTTCTTAACAAGTCCAACTAGTGATTTTGTAACGAGTGTTTCATTCTACACCTCCAACacttcatcctgcacctccaaaaattccATTTTTGACCTTCTGACATCTTATCTTACgttcttttcactttttctctctcttattaaAAGCATTCTACAccactttaataataatttaatttaaaattcaattattatttNatataattatattaaaaaattaaaatataataattaaaataaaaataataatagtaaaaataaaaaataaaataacaataatcaatttaatttattatattaaaatataataNNNNNNNNNNNNNNNNNNNNNNNNNNNNNNNNNNNNNNNNNNNNNNNNNNNNNNNNNNNNNNNNNNNNNNNNNNNNNNNNNNNNNNNNNNNNNNNNNNNNNNNNNttttattattatattttaattttttaatataattattattattatataaattatattttaataattattaacatattaaataatatttgaattttaaattaaattagattattattaaggtggtgcagaatgtttttaataagagagagaaagaaaatgaaaagtatttattagaattaaaagTGAAACTTTTGAAAAGTTAGGAGGTATAGGATGAGATGTCAGAAGGTTAAAAATggaatttttggaggtgcagaaTGAAGTGTTGGaagtgtaggatgaaacactctTTTGTAATTTCTAGCAAAACTTAAGGAATAGTGAAAAACATGGTGTTACGAACCGGACCGATTTGACTAGGAACTAGTTTCTTATCCGGTTTGATTGTAGTGCAAAACAAGTAATACATAAACCAGTAAAACCAGTGCACAAATTAGTCAAActgtttcaataaaaaatttaataaattacaattttaactttttaatcttatcaaataaaaatattagtcattttcttctttattctagatataattttgttattattaataaatctcGTTGTATATTACTGAAATTTCAATTTGAGTATGatgaacttattttatttaaagatttgtTTTCAGGTATATAATATGAATTGGACTTccaacatttatatatatatatatatatatatatatattctaatgtTAAGAGCCTgtatacaataataaattatgatattgtacaataataaattatgatattatacatctttaatattacttttgtatatatttttaatgaattttattgataaagATTCAATTCCAGACCTCTGCTAAACGAATCATTCAACCTTGATCAAGTGGCATGACTTCCAGATTTTAGTAAGGAgttgatattttgataaatttttttaagaatttttttataacataacacgtctcatttttttattagtttatttgaatttatatttaaaaatatatttcaaattaagtaaaattgttaaaaaaaagtgttattcaaaaagtttttccttttaataaatggtaaaaaacACGTTATAGAGAGCGATTTACCAGTACTATTTTATAGCAAGAATATTCTGCAAGCAATAATATGATTTACCTTCAATGAACCAGCGGCTAAAGTTGACTCGGCATCCATGAATGTTTTCAGTATTGCTCGTTCTGAGAAAGCTCTGCTCAAGTCTTCTGCTAACTGATAACTCTGGAAGAGAAAAGTGTTCCAAATTGTAAGACAATGAAAAgatgaaaggaaaaaataaaaggaaaatgatattttgacatcatttttgacataattttgacactgcacacgtgtcaaaatatgattggacaatttcaaattaaaaaagttgaaacaaaggtatatttgaaagaaaaaaaccaaagtttatttttttaatttcaaatcgttcaattacattttgactttgacacgtgtacagtgtgaaaaaatggtgttaaaattttattttccaaaataaaaagacGAAGTAGAATCCTCACTAGAATGAAGGCAGACTCTTTGCTTTCTCCACGAGATTGGTATTCTGAGACCTCTTCAACAAAGCGCCTCAATAGGTCTCTCTCTCTTAGGTGGAACAGATCAATCTGTGTGAGAGGTAACGTAAGAAACATATAGATGCTTCTATATGGCTTCTCCAAATTTCAATAGGCATAATCAAATGATTACCTGAAATTCACTGCTCCTAATGGTTGGAGTTGTTAGGTGAGACGGGATAACAAGCAAAGGTTTGTTCATGTGCTCTAATCCTAAACCACTGAAAGGTTTGTTTTGCTTGTGACATGCTACGTATTCTGCAAAGAGTGCCTTGCTAATCTGAAATATAATGAAGAACACAACCATTCACATTCAATAAAATGGACAATGAAACCAGATCATCGTATTTCCAGGGCTTGGAAATAAAAATGCTGtactaaattattaatcaaatttcaaatttcatatttacCTGCTGCATAAGAACTTTGTTGTCCCCCTCAAATGTCGAATGCATCTCAAATTCACCCATGAAAAGACCAACACGATTTTCAGATTTAACTCCTTGGCCTCCGCAGGCGTCACGACATTCCTAGTTAAAGCATTAATAGAACTTTAGAGAGGGCAACGGCATACAATACTACCTATCAAACCCCATGAAAAACTTACAAGGAGAGTACGGATATTGTTCCAAGTAAAAGTAGCCTTGTATGCACTAGAAATAATATGAATGGCTTTGTTTGACTTCGGTGTTCTTTTCACATACATTATTTTGAGGTCATTTGCGGAAAAACTCATTGCATATCTGAAccataaaagtaaagaaatgaaCATCCATATGGGAAAATGACCACTGAACTTTTGNNNNNNNNNNNNNNNNNNNNNNNNNNNNNNNNNNNNNNNNNNNNNNNNNNNNNNNNNNNNNNNNNNNNNNNNNNNNNNNNNNNNNNNNNNNNNNNNNNNNNNNNNNNNNNNNNNNNNNNNNNNNNNNNNNNNNNNNNNNNNNNNNNNNNNNNNNNNNNNNNNNNNNNNNNNNNNNNNNNNNNNNNNNNNNNNNNNNNNNNNNNNNNNNNNNNNNNNNNNNNNNNNNNNNNNNNNNNNNNNNNNNNNNNNNNNNNNNNNNNNNNNNNNNNNNNNNNNNNNNNNNNNNNNNNNNNNNNNNNNNNNNNNNNNNNNNNNNNNNNNNNNNNNNNNNNNNNNNNNNNNNNNNNNNNNNNNNNNNNNNNNNNNNNNNNNNNNNNNNNNNNNNNNNNNNNNNNNNNNNNNNNNNNNNNNNNNNNNNNNNNNNNNNNNNNNNNNNNNNNNNNNNNNNNNNNNNNNNNNNNNNNNNNNNNNNNNNNNNNNNNNNNNNNNNNNNNNNNNNNNNNNNNNNNNNNNNNNNNNNNNNNNNNNNNNNNNNNNNNNNNNNNNNNNNNNNNNNNNNNNNNNNNNNNNNNNNNNNNNNNNNNNATAACCCGACCACTGGTCAAAGGGGCTAAGAAAGCAGCAAACCTCTGTAGCAAGAATAACATACAACAAAAGATATGTGAACAAGCTTCTCAAAGGGAATAAANAAGACCACAAGGANACCAAANGGAATATCATATCTNTGAAAAAGCAAATCACCTGATCAACATTTTTTATGGCACTCAAATATTCACCAGTTGGGGAAACATCAGCCACAGAATTCAACAAATTCTCCCGAGGTATCCTTACATTGTCAAACCTGAGGATCCGTGTCCAGAGTTTCTGAGTTCATTCATTTATANGAGATTCATTTTTCAGGCACAACTTGTTTGAAAATGCGTGTATTTTACCAGATACGGCCATTATCAACTCCATTCACACCAATTTTGTGACCACAATCAGCTATTCGAATGTTTGGACATATGTTNCCATCTGAATCCCTGATTTGGGCAATGAATGCATGCACCCCTTGATTGCTTCCATTTATATAGAGCTGTGAAAAGACTATAGTATGTGTTGCATGCTGAATCAAGAGAACAAGTTAATAAAAGAGGGTTAATATATACAAAGTTGGAGCAGGAGAAAAATGTAAGCACCCGATCTTATCAATTATACAAAAAGAATCATTACATTNGCTGCACCACCAATCCAATACTTCTGGCCCGATTCACATGGAGTATTGACTACAAATTCTCCCGTGTTTGAATCATAAGTAGTGATTGTTTCAATGCCTCGCACCTGTAAAATTTAGTGTGGAAAGAGTTATTAAAGGTGACGGAAAAATCATAAGAGATTACTAGCGGATCAAATGAACCCAACTAATTTAGCAATCTTCACGTACATTACTTCCATGACCCAACTCAGACAAAGCAAAACAACCCTTCATATCATAGTTTTCAGTAGCACGTAACCACTTGTCATGATGGTGCTTGGTTCCCAAAAACTTCACGGCCCCTCCCCTGAAATCCATAATCAACCATTCAAGTTAGCTTGAAAAAGGTACTTTAGGGACCAACTTGATATCGTTTTCTAACTTTCACCaactcagaaaaaaaaaggataaatcaCGTTTGTCCTCCTTAAAAATGTTTGGAAAAGGATTTACAATCAGTTAATCACATCAGTCCCACTATTACAAGTATTCAATACAACATTATTCATGACATTAGTATATCTCCCTATCATTGCAGGTTGATTACTTGTGAGCACAGGTCTAGGATACAATGTATTTGGAACAACTCAATGAATTTTAAGAGCTTCATGCATTTGGAAGCCCCCATCCAAAACGAGTGTTGTACACAGAGCTGAGAACAGAGGGAATTCTAGGaataactttttcaattttagaaccCCTTACTAAATTTAGTAGATTTTTTAGGATATTGTTACCTTTTCAGAGACTAGTGCCAGCAACTACCACATGTTACACAATTCATCCAACCATACCTAACTTGAATTATACAGCTACCAAACAATCAAATCCAAATTACAAAATGTTGAACATTGTGTATAAAACGACAAAACGATAACCTCTCCTGAACTGATGAACACTCTTAGGATAAAAAGGTTATTTATCCAAGAATAAACGTGGAGatatgaagaaagaaaacaaaacataaccTAAACGACAACCTCTGCCGAACTGCTGAACACtcttaagacaaaaaaaattatttatccaagaaacaaagtggagaatggaaaaagaaaacaaagagtaTTACTACTTTAGAGACTACGGTTCGATGTGGGTAAAAGCTAGAAGCAATTAAATGAATTTCTCTTCCGAAAATATACAACTTTTTCAAGTAGAGAACTTCTCCCGAAGAcccttttaacattttattcatGCACACGCTATTTAGGAGATAGTAATTCTTTTCAAACATGCTCCAATAAACTTCAGCATAAGAAatactttaaagaaaaaattaaaattaactcagTAAATAAATTTGAGCATGGGTCGAGCAATAAATAATGTCTACCGATTATCTGTATGCTAGCACGTGATatctgtttaaaaaaatattagtagatattttaaaaatcataaatactCGTAAATAttcaaagattttttaaaataatattttataagttttaaattaaaatataaataaaattacaaaaaataaataaaatttaatctaaattaatttaaatataaattaatattttaattttaattaaattaaatttaataaaatataaaataatttcaattttaattaaatttaatataagaaaatacaaattaaatttttatttttatttttttaggaaacatatattcaattataatattacatctcaacttgtttataaaaaaatgttaaaattatttgtattcacAAATaatagagttaaatatgtttttgtccctTAACTTGTAGAGAAAATTTGAATTAgttcctcttcaaaacttttgtCTAATTTAGTTTTCGAACTCTAGatatgaatttagtttttttaaccaaattttgttaactttatttgatgtttcaaacgcatttctAAGTTAACATTGAGGCAAAAATGAgtcaaacagtataaataatccaaatgctatcatgaaacgcatttgaaataatatcaaataaagttaacaaaatttggttagaaggactaaaatcatacctttctaaagttgggggactaaattagactaaagttttaaagaggaaataatttcaattttcacttaaacttaaaggactaaaaacatatttaacccccaaataataaatacatacgaatattaactatttgataactgaatatttttctcatttctatttaatcataagttaaaattaatattttagaaagctaataaaaattatttttgcaaattatGCAAAAGCTAAATATATGAAAtcgtataatttttttgactttCTTCTCCCAAAATCTAACAAAGAAGTCGAAAGCTATAGTTGTCGTATAAATGGTTTCTGATGAGTTGACAATATAAAACTATTGAAAATAGCACTCCATAGAAACTAAGCTCTTAGTTAAATTTCGACTACtctaaagaagaaaactatagaaaaagaagagaaaacataACGAACCAGAGGAAGTAGTGAACCCCAAGCTTAACAGAAAGGGAGTGATCATACATCCCCATAACCTCATGGAGCGCGAGTTTCCTCAGCTCCTCCGCCGGGCCCTCGCCAGTCAGCCACCCTCGGAAAACCCCTCTCTCCACAAGATACTCGATGCGCCTCATGGTGGCTTCGCGCTGCTGCTCCATCGACTGGTTGTAGTCGGGGCAGACGAAGATTCTGCCGGCGCGCTCGCGACGGTTGAAGAGTGCGCTCTGCACGATGACGGAAAAGAGCCAATCGCGGTCCTCCAGATTGTGCCCGTCCATTAACCTCCGCATCTCCCGCAAGTCGAACGCGAATTCGTTGGAGAGCTCGGGAGGGGAGTAGCTCAGGCAGCGGTGGGGCTGCAGAACGGAGGAAGGCGGCGGTGCACGGAGGAGGAGGTGGTTGGTTAAGATCTCGGTTCGGCGGGAGACTTGGTGATCCATGGCGAGAGAGCTGGGGAATGGTGGATGGGAAGTTGACGAGCCAGAACTCAGTGAGTCTATGACAAAGAAACTGGTGactctttctatatatataatgtattaaaaaGTCGAGTAAGAAAATGTcgttaatattttagaaatgtataagttaagagaaaaagatgggaacatttatagttttttaatatatataataaagagaaaatagttatgaaaaagtaaatttttataatttattataaaagaaatacatataaaacataaaaaaataatatcaaataaatataaaaaatttatatatattaaaatatcatttttttcaagTTAAATGATTTCGTAtgttttaaacatattaatgaaaaactaataaataaaattaattaataattacaaactttttattttatttttaattagtggTTTAATTatacttcatatttttttcttactaaTGGTCCTATAGAGAATTCttctataaacatattttaattaaataatataaaataattatttcataaaacatGTTTCTTTCGTCTTATAGTTTACTTTGTTTATTATCTCTATATTTTCTCTTACGTCAATCTAGTATTGACTTTTTTCTTTATGTGTAATACAAAAATGCTGGTCTAAATGCGGGTTCTtctattaattgaaatttattaaaaattataaatttttgttttacatgtCTTAAACAAATACCTtttccattttataatttttagtaaaatttatattcttaacaAAATTATGTCATAAAATGTATTGGTGAGAACAATTCTTCCACTCTCTTTAGCATTTCTCCACCCATACATATCGTTTTACGGTTTATCGTTATTATTACTAAacaaattaatctttaatttttatatttttatgttggaTGTGTCCAGGAACACTCTTAGTTGTTGTTCTGTGCCTGGAGAGCTTGGAAATTGCTTGAAGTTGTCAGTCCATATGTTGTTAAATCTCTTTGATCCACGCGGGGATGTCGTTGGTAATTTTGGAAAATTGGATTCGGTGAATGATAAGCTGAAATATTTTGGAGCGTCAATGTTTGTGGAGGTTTTGTCACTTCTGAAGCTGAAAATATTGTGGACTCCCATGAAGGTGTTGGCGTGGTAGAGGAGGTTGGTGTTGGTGAAGATGGCGAGGTAGAAGACGAGGGCGACAAAGAAGAATTTCTTTACGATGATGGGGATGTCGAACACAATGCATAATCCACCACCACCTCGTTTGTCAATCCTTGTAGGTGAAAAAAATAGATAGAGTTGACTCagtttcagaaaaagaaaaaataatgtggTACACCTTAGCCAACTTAGCCTAATTTTGATGtcgttagttttggaggacgaaaaattatagtttcctTAAGAACAAGGATCAAAGTGTAccaaagtttgaaagagggactaaatctAAAATCGCATGATAGTTGGGGggagtaaaaacatatttaatcttaatatttttcaaatattttataaaatgaaaagtataaaattagGTCCAAAATTTCAACGCATGgataaaaaataggtttaaattttagtttattatgaatCAAATTTTGACTTAAAAACAAGGTTTAGTTGGGTAATTCTTTTAACAAAGGGTATTTTTTgggattttcttttaaaataaggtttaatcatcGATTAACCATTAGATTTTTTGTCTACTTCGAAAACTCTCTCATTGTTTAGAAGTCTAagtaataaatagttttatgtAACCCTTACGAGACCGAATATTGTGTGCTTGCTTCTACACTTCTACAACCTATAAACTAAAGTGGCTCACGTATCTTCTTCATGACTTTGGCATCTCCTTTACACAATGAGAAATGCCTAAACAATGAAAGGAGGAGGCATGAGTAATGGACCACGACGTTAGTAATGGAGTGAGGCACGACCTTGATGAACATGCGACAAAGACTGAAACACATCACTATGCGTTTCCTCATTGcaaaaagaaacattaaataGAGCAAAACAAATGTGATAAAGAGGAAAACGAACCTCTAAGAATCGATATGATTTGTGGCgaccaaaaatataaatgaagagGAGATGAGAACAAGATGTTTCGCAGCAACCAACAATGGCAATGGAGAAGGGATTTAGATAGCAAGGAGACCGACAATGGCCTATTCAATAAAAATGGAGATGGGAGAGTGTAGTTTTTCACAAGTGTAGAGGAGATACAAAGGTTCTACAGTAACACAATGTTGTGGCAGGGAACtaacttttctaaaaatttaaccTTAGGCAGAAGaataggttttgattctttGTAGAACCGAAGCTTATAGTTGTGCAAATGTTTTCAAAAAT is drawn from Vigna radiata var. radiata cultivar VC1973A unplaced genomic scaffold, Vradiata_ver6 scaffold_267, whole genome shotgun sequence and contains these coding sequences:
- the LOC106755129 gene encoding acyl-coenzyme A oxidase 3, peroxisomal-like codes for the protein MDHQVSRRTEILTNHLLLRAPPPSSVLQPHRCLSYSPPELSNEFAFDLREMRRLMDGHNLEDRDWLFSVIVQSALFNRRERAGRIFVCPDYNQSMEQQREATMRRIEYLVERGVFRGWLTGEGPAEELRKLALHEVMGMYDHSLSVKLGVHYFLWGGAVKFLGTKHHHDKWLRATENYDMKGCFALSELGHGSNVRGIETITTYDSNTGEFVVNTPCESGQKYWIGGAANHATHTIVFSQLYINGSNQGVHAFIAQIRDSDGNICPNIRIADCGHKIGVNGVDNGRIWFDNVRIPRENLLNSVADVSPTGEYLSAIKNVDQRFAAFLAPLTSGRFSGHFPIWMFISLLLWFRYAMSFSANDLKIMYVKRTPKSNKAIHIISSAYKATFTWNNIRTLLECRDACGGQGVKSENRVGLFMGEFEMHSTFEGDNKVLMQQISKALFAEYVACHKQNKPFSGLGLEHMNKPLLVIPSHLTTPTIRSSEFQIDLFHLRERDLLRRFVEEVSEYQSRGESKESAFILSYQLAEDLSRAFSERAILKTFMDAESTLAAGSLKNVLGLLRSLYAMISVDEDASFLRYGYLSKENASAVRKEVPKLCAELRPHALALVSSFGIPDAFLSPIAYNWLDSNSWSSQL